A stretch of the Halorussus salinus genome encodes the following:
- a CDS encoding NRDE family protein, with amino-acid sequence MCTLILAWQVFGDAPIAAAANRDEALGRPSRPPGVLDEKPRVVAPRDDEAGGTWIGYNDAGLFVAVTNRRADIEGERSRGLLVRDALARESASAASSYVKNELADREYAGFNLVVADRDEAGLLEWDGVLRTTHFDPGVHVVVNEGYNGAAPKARRIRDAVHPDTPSDGVTADDGRESVSEMGSEGWFERAKAVLRDHDLGACVHADDYGTRSSSLVAIDADGAGRYWFADGKPCETDYEEVAVERADR; translated from the coding sequence GTGTGTACCCTCATCCTCGCGTGGCAGGTGTTCGGCGACGCCCCGATAGCCGCGGCGGCGAACCGCGACGAGGCGCTCGGCCGCCCGTCCCGGCCGCCCGGCGTCTTGGACGAAAAGCCTCGCGTCGTGGCCCCGCGGGACGACGAGGCCGGAGGGACGTGGATCGGCTACAACGACGCGGGCCTGTTCGTCGCCGTCACGAACCGGCGCGCTGATATCGAGGGCGAGCGTTCGCGGGGCCTCCTCGTCCGGGACGCGTTGGCCCGCGAGTCGGCGAGCGCCGCGAGTTCCTACGTCAAGAACGAACTCGCCGACCGCGAGTACGCCGGGTTCAACCTCGTCGTCGCCGACCGCGACGAGGCCGGATTGTTGGAGTGGGACGGCGTCCTCCGGACCACCCACTTCGACCCCGGCGTCCACGTCGTCGTCAACGAGGGGTACAACGGGGCCGCGCCGAAGGCCAGACGCATCCGCGATGCGGTCCACCCCGACACGCCGAGCGACGGCGTAACCGCCGACGACGGGCGAGAGTCCGTCTCGGAGATGGGTTCCGAGGGCTGGTTCGAGCGCGCGAAGGCGGTCTTGCGAGACCACGACCTCGGGGCCTGCGTTCACGCCGACGACTACGGCACCCGGTCCTCCTCGCTGGTCGCCATCGACGCCGACGGCGCGGGTCGCTACTGGTTCGCCGACGGCAAGCCCTGCGAGACGGATTACGAGGAGGTCGCCGTCGAGCGAGCGGACCGATAG
- the menE gene encoding o-succinylbenzoate--CoA ligase yields the protein MQDWLADRARTSPEETALIEADGATDGGTWTYAELDSAVGETAGRLAALGVRAGDHLGVLMETRTAFVRLVHAAMRLGAVLVPLNARLARPELARQAETADLNLLVCEEMTEADAAAISDVPVASVDSPDADEVAALRERPPADFDPASWSRTDTQAMLFTSGTTGDPKAVELSMGNFLASATSSAFRLGVTPDDKWLLCLSMYHMGGLSVVLRSALYGTTVVLQEGFDAADAADAMARHGVTGVSLVPTMLRRMLDARESLSNSLRFVLLGGAPTPDELLSRCQRRGVPVHPTYGMTETASQIATARPREAFAHRGTVGRPLLWTDVTVVGEEDGSDGANANDGGNEESGENERTPLPAGETGELVVSGPTVMRGYYGDPAATEAAFGEYGLHTGDVGYRDEEGRVWVLNRREDRIVTGGENVHPGEVVEVLRDHSEVRDAAVVGLADDEWGERVSALVVPEDGVETGTDSGLSTAALDAHCRERLAGYKRPRTVAFADDLPRTASGTVEREAVRERLRESGDS from the coding sequence ATGCAGGACTGGCTGGCCGACCGCGCGCGGACCTCACCCGAGGAGACCGCGCTAATCGAAGCGGACGGAGCGACCGACGGGGGAACGTGGACCTACGCCGAGTTGGATTCGGCGGTCGGCGAGACCGCGGGCCGACTCGCCGCGCTCGGCGTTCGAGCGGGCGACCACCTCGGCGTCCTGATGGAGACGCGGACCGCGTTCGTCCGACTGGTCCACGCCGCGATGCGCCTCGGCGCGGTGCTGGTCCCGCTGAACGCGCGCCTCGCCCGACCGGAACTGGCTCGGCAGGCCGAGACGGCCGACCTGAACCTGCTGGTCTGCGAGGAGATGACCGAAGCCGACGCCGCGGCAATTTCGGATGTTCCGGTCGCGTCGGTCGATTCGCCCGACGCGGACGAGGTGGCGGCCCTGCGGGAACGACCTCCCGCCGACTTCGACCCGGCGTCGTGGTCCCGTACCGACACCCAAGCGATGCTGTTCACCTCCGGGACGACGGGCGACCCGAAGGCCGTCGAACTGTCGATGGGTAACTTTCTGGCGAGCGCGACCTCCTCGGCGTTCCGACTCGGCGTGACGCCCGACGACAAGTGGCTCCTCTGTCTCTCGATGTACCACATGGGCGGGCTGTCGGTCGTCCTCCGGTCGGCGCTCTACGGGACCACGGTCGTCTTGCAGGAGGGTTTCGACGCCGCAGACGCCGCCGACGCGATGGCCCGACACGGCGTCACGGGCGTCTCGCTCGTGCCGACGATGCTCCGGCGGATGCTCGACGCGCGCGAGTCGCTGTCGAACTCGCTCCGGTTCGTCCTGTTGGGGGGCGCGCCGACCCCCGACGAACTCCTCTCGCGGTGCCAGCGCCGCGGCGTGCCGGTCCACCCGACCTACGGCATGACCGAGACCGCTTCTCAGATTGCGACCGCTCGCCCCCGCGAGGCGTTCGCGCATCGGGGGACGGTCGGTCGGCCCCTCCTGTGGACCGACGTGACCGTCGTCGGCGAGGAGGACGGGAGCGATGGAGCGAACGCGAACGACGGAGGAAACGAGGAGAGCGGCGAAAACGAGCGAACCCCGCTTCCGGCGGGCGAGACCGGCGAACTCGTCGTCTCCGGGCCGACCGTCATGCGGGGCTACTACGGCGACCCGGCGGCGACCGAGGCGGCGTTCGGCGAGTACGGTCTCCACACCGGCGACGTTGGATACCGCGACGAGGAGGGCCGCGTCTGGGTGCTGAACCGGCGCGAGGACCGCATCGTCACCGGCGGGGAGAACGTCCACCCCGGCGAGGTGGTCGAAGTCCTGCGCGACCATTCCGAGGTCCGGGACGCCGCGGTCGTCGGACTGGCCGACGACGAGTGGGGCGAGCGCGTGAGCGCGCTGGTAGTTCCGGAGGACGGCGTGGAGACGGGGACCGATTCGGGCCTCTCGACCGCCGCCCTCGACGCCCATTGCCGGGAGCGACTGGCGGGCTACAAGCGCCCCCGGACGGTCGCGTTCGCCGACGACCTGCCCCGGACTGCTTCCGGGACTGTCGAGCGCGAAGCGGTCCGGGAGCGACTTCGAGAGTCGGGCGATTCGTAG
- the menC gene encoding o-succinylbenzoate synthase, with the protein MRADIRPFSLPLADPLETARGTVERRDGLLLRLEADDGAVGVGEATPLPGWTEHYDECESVLAEVSEVLPASNASGETASDAIDGGEEPDDLLENLDSTPAARHALDLALADLRASRQRVPLYRYLGSENPAKSVPVNATVGDASADETVAEARQAANAGFDCLKIKVGARQLSADVARIEAVADALPEVELRADANAAWTRQQAQQFLDAVGDLLAYVEQPLPATDIAGLAALSGPVALDETLAEVEFSDALDANPDAVILKPMALGGPREASALAARAREEGIEPVVTTTIDGAVARTAAVHVAAAIPDVAACGLATRKLLESDLGPDIAPVADGRAVVPQGEGNGTADTWGHHD; encoded by the coding sequence ATGAGGGCCGACATCCGCCCCTTCTCGCTCCCGCTCGCCGACCCCCTCGAAACCGCTCGGGGCACCGTCGAGCGCCGGGACGGTCTCCTCCTCAGACTGGAAGCCGACGACGGCGCGGTCGGGGTCGGCGAGGCCACGCCGCTTCCGGGCTGGACCGAACACTACGACGAGTGTGAGTCGGTCCTCGCGGAGGTTAGCGAGGTGCTTCCCGCCTCGAACGCGAGCGGTGAAACCGCGAGCGACGCCATCGACGGCGGCGAGGAGCCCGACGACCTCCTCGAAAATCTCGACTCGACCCCGGCCGCGCGCCACGCGCTCGACCTCGCGCTCGCGGACCTGCGGGCCTCGCGCCAGCGCGTGCCCCTCTACCGCTACCTCGGCTCGGAGAACCCGGCCAAGAGCGTCCCGGTCAACGCGACGGTCGGCGACGCATCCGCCGACGAGACGGTCGCGGAGGCCCGACAAGCCGCGAACGCGGGTTTCGACTGTCTCAAAATCAAGGTCGGCGCGCGCCAGTTGTCCGCCGACGTGGCGCGAATCGAGGCCGTGGCCGACGCGCTCCCCGAGGTCGAACTCCGGGCCGATGCGAACGCCGCGTGGACCCGCCAGCAGGCCCAGCAGTTCCTCGACGCAGTTGGCGACCTCCTCGCGTACGTCGAGCAACCCCTGCCCGCGACCGACATCGCGGGCCTCGCCGCGCTGTCGGGACCGGTCGCGCTGGACGAGACGCTCGCCGAGGTCGAGTTTTCCGACGCGCTCGACGCGAACCCCGACGCGGTAATCCTGAAGCCGATGGCGCTCGGCGGCCCGCGAGAGGCCAGCGCACTGGCGGCTCGCGCCCGCGAGGAGGGAATCGAACCGGTCGTGACGACCACCATCGACGGCGCGGTCGCCCGGACCGCCGCGGTCCACGTCGCGGCCGCGATACCGGACGTTGCGGCCTGCGGACTCGCCACGCGGAAGCTACTGGAGTCGGACCTCGGCCCGGACATCGCCCCAGTCGCGGACGGCCGGGCAGTCGTCCCGCAGGGCGAGGGCAACGGCACCGCGGACACGTGGGGACACCATGACTGA
- a CDS encoding 1,4-dihydroxy-2-naphthoate polyprenyltransferase — MATEHSRREAWLMAARPHTLPAAAAPIFVGVGLAVHESVFAPLPALAAFVGAALIQIGTNFANDYYDAVKGVDTDEREGFTRVTQSGLIAPESVKRAMYATFALAVLVGVYLVYVGGLPILVIGLASVVSGIAYAGGPYPLGSHGLGDLFVFVFFGVVAVMGTYYVQAASKLAGAFPMGIPEGTVTLAAFVASLPVAAISTNILVVNNVRDLETDREAGKKTLAVLVGYTASRAEFVGLLALSYVVPVWFWLARGYSPAVLLPLVTVPYAAIIARTMLTDSSGEVLNPALERTGKLLAAHSLLFAVGLAL; from the coding sequence ATGGCTACCGAACACTCCCGGCGCGAGGCGTGGCTGATGGCCGCTCGGCCCCACACGCTCCCGGCGGCCGCGGCCCCCATCTTCGTCGGCGTCGGGCTGGCGGTCCACGAGAGCGTCTTCGCCCCGCTCCCGGCGCTGGCGGCGTTCGTCGGCGCGGCACTCATCCAAATCGGCACCAACTTCGCCAACGACTACTACGACGCCGTGAAGGGCGTGGACACCGACGAGCGCGAGGGGTTCACGCGGGTCACTCAGTCCGGACTCATCGCCCCCGAGTCGGTCAAGCGCGCGATGTACGCCACGTTCGCGCTGGCCGTCCTCGTCGGCGTCTACCTCGTCTACGTCGGCGGCCTGCCGATTCTCGTCATCGGCCTCGCCAGCGTCGTCTCCGGCATCGCCTACGCCGGGGGTCCCTACCCCCTCGGCTCGCACGGTCTCGGCGACCTGTTCGTCTTCGTCTTCTTCGGCGTCGTCGCCGTGATGGGTACCTACTACGTGCAAGCCGCGAGCAAACTCGCCGGGGCCTTCCCGATGGGTATCCCCGAGGGAACCGTCACCCTCGCGGCGTTCGTCGCCAGCCTCCCGGTCGCGGCTATCTCCACGAACATCCTCGTCGTGAACAACGTCCGGGACCTCGAAACCGACCGCGAGGCGGGCAAGAAGACCCTCGCGGTCCTCGTCGGCTACACCGCGAGTCGGGCCGAGTTCGTCGGCCTGCTCGCGCTGTCGTACGTCGTACCCGTCTGGTTCTGGCTCGCGCGGGGCTACTCCCCGGCGGTCCTCCTCCCGCTGGTGACGGTTCCCTACGCCGCCATCATCGCGCGGACGATGCTCACCGACTCGTCGGGTGAGGTGCTGAATCCCGCGCTAGAACGGACCGGGAAACTCCTCGCCGCCCACTCGCTCCTGTTCGCGGTGGGTCTCGCTCTATGA
- a CDS encoding NAD(P)/FAD-dependent oxidoreductase, with amino-acid sequence MTEDLREYEVAVVGGGPAGLTTALYTTRLSHDTVVVNRGGGRAAMMTETHNVIGITEEVSGNELLETAREQVRDYGADYVRDFVESVEETDDGRFRLSTGDAEFTAEKVVLATGFTDERPDPPLPPTGRGLHWCLHCDAYLFVDEPVFVMGTGESAAHVAMIMLNFTDEVDLLLRGDDPEWSDETDRQLRAHPVEIVTEEIARMEKRDDGWLEGFEFEDGAFREYRGGFPMYGSNYNADLVDQLGCERNDDGTVAVGDAGETSVEGVYAVGDLTPGHNQIPVAMGEGANAGIDVHYSLREFPKSLADIESSGEVSPEEVPGISERLREAAREFRAAGDD; translated from the coding sequence ATGACAGAGGACCTTCGCGAGTACGAAGTCGCGGTCGTCGGGGGCGGACCGGCCGGTCTCACGACCGCGCTCTACACGACGCGGCTGAGCCACGACACCGTGGTCGTCAACCGCGGCGGCGGCCGCGCCGCGATGATGACCGAGACCCACAACGTCATCGGCATCACCGAGGAGGTCTCGGGCAACGAACTCCTCGAAACCGCCCGCGAGCAGGTTCGGGACTACGGGGCCGACTACGTCCGGGACTTCGTGGAGTCGGTCGAGGAGACCGACGACGGTCGGTTCCGGCTTTCGACCGGCGATGCCGAATTTACCGCGGAGAAGGTGGTGTTGGCGACGGGGTTCACCGACGAGCGCCCCGACCCGCCGCTCCCGCCGACCGGCCGGGGGCTTCACTGGTGTCTCCACTGCGACGCCTACCTGTTCGTGGACGAACCCGTCTTCGTGATGGGAACCGGCGAGTCGGCCGCTCACGTCGCGATGATTATGCTCAACTTCACCGACGAGGTGGACCTGCTGTTGCGCGGCGACGACCCCGAGTGGAGCGACGAGACCGACCGCCAGTTGCGCGCCCACCCCGTCGAAATCGTGACCGAAGAAATCGCCCGAATGGAGAAGCGCGACGACGGCTGGCTGGAGGGCTTCGAGTTCGAGGACGGCGCGTTCCGCGAGTACCGCGGCGGCTTCCCGATGTACGGGTCGAACTACAACGCCGACCTCGTGGACCAACTCGGCTGTGAGCGCAACGACGACGGCACCGTCGCGGTCGGCGACGCCGGCGAGACCAGCGTCGAAGGCGTCTACGCTGTCGGCGACCTCACGCCGGGTCACAACCAGATTCCGGTGGCGATGGGCGAGGGCGCGAACGCGGGCATCGACGTTCACTACTCGCTCCGGGAGTTCCCGAAGTCCCTCGCCGACATCGAGTCGTCGGGCGAGGTCTCGCCCGAGGAGGTACCCGGCATCTCCGAGCGACTGCGCGAGGCGGCCCGCGAGTTTCGGGCGGCGGGCGACGACTGA
- a CDS encoding 1,4-dihydroxy-2-naphthoyl-CoA synthase, with protein sequence MVSEIFDPDAWERAGPDFDDITYHRAVESGTVRIAFDRPEVRNAFRPKTVDELYDALDHAKRQTDVGCVLLTGNGPSPKDGGWAFCSGGDQTVRGKEGYEYRGEEGDADSERASKGGRLHILEVQRLIRHIPKPVVCVVPGWAVGGGHSLHVVCDMTIASEEHALFKQTDPDVASFDGGFGSAYLAKQVGQKKAREIFFLGKNYDAEEAADMGMVNEVVAHDELEEVALDWAETMNEKSPTAMRMLKYAFNATDDGMVGQQVFAGEATRLAYMTDEAQEGRDAFVEGRDPDFEQFDWHY encoded by the coding sequence ATGGTATCCGAGATTTTCGACCCCGACGCGTGGGAGCGAGCCGGTCCCGACTTCGACGACATCACCTACCACCGCGCGGTCGAGTCGGGCACCGTGCGCATCGCGTTCGACCGCCCGGAGGTCCGCAACGCCTTCCGACCGAAGACGGTGGACGAACTCTACGACGCGCTGGACCACGCCAAGCGCCAGACCGACGTGGGGTGCGTCCTGCTGACCGGCAACGGTCCCTCGCCGAAGGACGGCGGGTGGGCGTTCTGCTCGGGCGGCGACCAGACGGTTCGCGGGAAGGAGGGCTACGAGTACCGCGGCGAGGAGGGCGACGCCGACAGCGAGCGAGCGTCGAAGGGCGGCCGCCTCCACATCCTCGAAGTCCAGCGACTGATTCGCCACATCCCGAAGCCGGTCGTCTGCGTCGTGCCGGGATGGGCCGTCGGCGGCGGCCACAGCCTCCACGTCGTCTGCGACATGACCATCGCCAGCGAGGAACACGCGCTGTTCAAGCAGACCGACCCCGACGTGGCCTCGTTCGACGGCGGGTTCGGGTCGGCCTACCTCGCCAAGCAGGTCGGCCAGAAGAAGGCGCGGGAAATCTTCTTCCTCGGGAAGAACTACGACGCCGAGGAGGCCGCCGACATGGGGATGGTCAACGAAGTCGTGGCCCACGACGAACTGGAGGAGGTCGCACTCGACTGGGCGGAGACCATGAACGAGAAGAGTCCGACCGCGATGCGAATGTTGAAGTACGCCTTCAACGCGACCGACGACGGGATGGTCGGCCAGCAGGTGTTCGCCGGGGAGGCGACCCGACTGGCGTACATGACTGACGAGGCCCAAGAAGGGCGCGACGCGTTCGTGGAGGGTCGAGACCCCGACTTCGAGCAGTTCGACTGGCACTACTGA
- a CDS encoding pyridoxal phosphate-dependent aminotransferase: MTDATGADPAARLADRTRSLERSKIRVMFGLAEEARRESDRELVRLEVGEPDFGTPDHVIDAAAEAAREGATSYTENAGIPPLREAISETMARESGVEYDPEQITVKTGAMEALSLTMMAIAGPGDEVVVPTPAWPNYVNQVQLAGATPVTVPLSADSGFDLDPERVASEIRDETAAVILTSPSNPTGRVYDEEAVAEVAEVAAAHDAYVVADEVYGRLTYDRDFRGVASYVESPENVITVDSCSKTYAMTGWRLGWLAGPQSVVDAVTSIGESTTACPSSVSQQAALAALTGPQNPVAEMKAAFEERRDFVVERVAEIPTVSCPRPEGAFYAFLDVSDLPGGSFDIAERLLAERGVVTAPGDGFGDAGEGYLRISFANGLDRIEEGLDRIEAFVRDES, from the coding sequence ATGACCGACGCCACCGGCGCGGACCCCGCCGCTCGACTCGCCGACAGAACCCGGAGCCTCGAACGCTCGAAGATTCGCGTGATGTTCGGCCTCGCCGAGGAGGCCCGACGCGAGTCCGACCGCGAGCTAGTCCGCCTCGAAGTCGGCGAACCCGACTTCGGGACACCCGACCACGTCATCGACGCCGCGGCCGAGGCCGCCCGTGAGGGCGCGACCAGTTACACCGAGAACGCGGGCATCCCGCCGTTGCGCGAGGCGATTTCCGAGACGATGGCCCGCGAGAGCGGCGTCGAGTACGACCCCGAGCAGATTACGGTCAAAACCGGCGCGATGGAAGCCCTCTCGTTGACCATGATGGCGATTGCGGGACCCGGCGACGAGGTGGTCGTGCCCACGCCCGCGTGGCCCAACTACGTCAATCAGGTCCAGTTAGCCGGGGCGACGCCCGTGACGGTCCCGCTGTCGGCCGACTCGGGTTTCGACCTCGACCCCGAGCGCGTGGCCAGCGAAATCCGCGACGAGACCGCGGCCGTGATTCTCACCTCGCCCTCGAACCCGACCGGGCGCGTCTACGACGAGGAGGCCGTCGCGGAAGTCGCGGAAGTCGCGGCGGCCCACGACGCCTACGTCGTCGCCGACGAGGTGTACGGCCGACTCACGTACGACCGGGACTTCCGGGGCGTCGCGTCCTACGTCGAGTCGCCGGAGAACGTCATCACGGTCGATTCCTGCTCGAAGACGTACGCGATGACGGGGTGGCGGTTGGGCTGGCTCGCGGGTCCCCAGTCGGTCGTGGACGCCGTGACCAGCATCGGCGAGAGTACGACCGCCTGCCCGTCCAGCGTGAGCCAGCAGGCCGCGCTCGCGGCGCTCACCGGTCCGCAGAACCCGGTTGCCGAGATGAAGGCCGCCTTCGAGGAGCGCCGGGACTTCGTGGTCGAGCGCGTCGCCGAGATACCGACCGTCTCCTGTCCTCGGCCGGAGGGCGCGTTCTACGCCTTTCTCGACGTGAGCGACCTGCCGGGCGGGAGCTTCGACATCGCCGAGCGACTCCTCGCCGAGCGGGGCGTCGTCACCGCGCCGGGCGACGGGTTCGGCGACGCTGGCGAGGGCTACCTGCGAATCAGTTTCGCCAACGGCCTCGACCGCATCGAGGAGGGACTGGACCGCATCGAGGCGTTCGTCCGCGACGAATCGTAG
- a CDS encoding DUF7522 family protein → MSVTSAEALTTFLRDRVGDHLRSVIYYDDDGGDVLYVRDDVADEYTERDIKEVVRDVRLEAVEKPHQEDLYAHGPLNYTVRSFEDAVEMHFLHDETSGTAVALDREVFASHDTFIGECLDVIDQ, encoded by the coding sequence ATGTCAGTAACCTCTGCCGAAGCCCTGACTACGTTCCTCCGGGACCGCGTCGGCGACCACCTGCGGAGCGTCATCTACTACGACGACGACGGCGGCGACGTGCTGTACGTCCGCGACGACGTAGCCGACGAGTACACCGAGCGAGACATCAAGGAGGTCGTCCGCGACGTTCGACTGGAGGCGGTCGAGAAGCCCCATCAGGAAGACCTGTACGCGCACGGCCCGCTGAACTACACGGTCCGGTCGTTCGAGGACGCCGTGGAGATGCACTTCCTGCACGACGAGACGAGCGGCACCGCGGTCGCGCTGGACCGCGAGGTGTTCGCCAGCCACGACACCTTCATCGGGGAGTGTCTCGACGTGATAGACCAGTAG
- the menD gene encoding 2-succinyl-5-enolpyruvyl-6-hydroxy-3-cyclohexene-1-carboxylic-acid synthase: MTDSPAPNRNTLWARTLVAELAAAGVDAVCIAPGSRSTPLTVAFAEHPEIRVFSHLDERSAAFFALGRAKRTGKPTPLVCTSGTAAANFHPAVIEATQARVPMLVLTADRPPELRDSGANQTIDQQKLYGDSVRWYADLPEPEPDGRKLRSLRTTAARALAESTGTPPGPVHLNVPFRKPLEPVEVPGDVPENLAEEAPLGADGRTERDGTRRPFVRTGQGRPELSDAEMETVREAVESADRGLLVAGPADAPTPERDALADLAAATGFPILADPLSGHRFGHGDERGDDHATRVVVAGGYDGYLESVGDSWPDPEVVVRFGASPTSKVLRQYLEASDARQFLVDPAGGWREATFTATDLLAADPTRFAGSLAESVESTGNHEWRDRFAAAEQEYWELVEEARGERLFEGGVLSAVAEDAPNPATVMVSNSMPVRDLDRFGRPRGADVTVLGNRGASGIDGITSTGLGAGSATDDPLVLVTGDLAYYHDMNGLLAVARCGVDATIVEINNDGGGIFHMLPIEEFDPPFTDQFRTPHGLDYEPTGDLYGLDFERVGSLDSFRSAFESSVESEGTQVIEVVTDAESSHRFRDEVAERVAERVE; encoded by the coding sequence ATGACTGATTCTCCCGCCCCGAACCGAAACACCCTCTGGGCGCGGACCCTCGTCGCGGAACTCGCCGCCGCCGGAGTGGACGCGGTCTGTATCGCGCCCGGCAGTCGCTCGACGCCCCTGACCGTCGCGTTCGCCGAGCATCCGGAGATACGGGTCTTCTCGCACTTGGACGAGCGTTCGGCCGCCTTCTTCGCGTTGGGGCGAGCGAAACGCACCGGAAAGCCGACGCCGCTGGTCTGTACCTCCGGCACCGCGGCCGCGAACTTCCACCCCGCGGTCATCGAGGCGACTCAGGCCCGCGTGCCGATGCTCGTCCTCACCGCCGACCGACCCCCGGAACTCCGGGACTCGGGCGCGAACCAGACCATCGACCAGCAGAAACTCTACGGCGATTCGGTGCGGTGGTACGCCGACCTGCCGGAACCCGAACCCGATGGCCGAAAGCTCCGGTCGCTCCGGACCACCGCGGCCCGCGCGCTGGCCGAATCGACCGGGACGCCGCCGGGTCCGGTCCACCTCAACGTCCCGTTCCGCAAGCCGCTCGAACCGGTCGAGGTGCCCGGTGACGTGCCGGAGAATCTGGCCGAGGAGGCACCCCTCGGCGCGGACGGTCGGACCGAGCGCGACGGAACTCGACGGCCCTTCGTCCGAACCGGGCAGGGCCGCCCGGAACTGAGCGACGCCGAGATGGAGACGGTTCGGGAGGCCGTCGAGAGCGCCGACCGCGGTCTGTTAGTCGCCGGTCCCGCCGACGCGCCGACGCCGGAGCGCGACGCGCTGGCGGACCTCGCGGCGGCGACCGGCTTCCCGATTCTGGCCGACCCCCTGTCGGGCCATCGGTTCGGCCACGGCGACGAGCGCGGCGACGACCACGCGACCCGCGTGGTCGTCGCTGGCGGCTACGACGGCTACCTCGAATCGGTCGGCGACTCGTGGCCCGACCCGGAGGTCGTGGTCAGGTTCGGCGCGTCGCCGACCTCGAAAGTTCTCCGGCAGTACCTCGAAGCGAGCGACGCCCGGCAGTTCCTCGTGGACCCCGCGGGCGGGTGGCGCGAGGCGACGTTCACCGCGACCGACCTGCTGGCGGCCGACCCGACGCGGTTCGCCGGGTCGCTGGCCGAGAGCGTCGAATCGACCGGAAATCACGAGTGGCGCGACCGCTTCGCCGCCGCCGAGCAGGAGTACTGGGAACTGGTCGAGGAGGCCCGCGGCGAGCGACTGTTCGAGGGCGGGGTACTCTCGGCGGTCGCCGAAGACGCCCCCAACCCCGCGACCGTGATGGTCTCGAACAGCATGCCGGTCCGGGATTTGGACCGGTTCGGCCGCCCCCGAGGAGCCGACGTGACGGTGTTGGGCAATCGGGGCGCGAGCGGCATCGACGGCATCACCAGCACCGGCCTCGGTGCGGGGAGCGCGACCGACGACCCGCTGGTCCTCGTCACCGGCGACTTGGCGTACTACCACGACATGAACGGCCTGCTGGCGGTGGCCCGGTGTGGCGTGGACGCGACCATCGTGGAAATAAACAACGACGGCGGGGGTATCTTCCACATGCTCCCCATCGAGGAGTTCGACCCGCCGTTCACCGACCAGTTCCGGACGCCTCACGGTCTCGACTACGAACCCACGGGCGACCTCTACGGGCTGGACTTCGAGCGAGTCGGGAGCCTCGACTCGTTCCGGTCGGCGTTCGAGTCGTCGGTCGAGAGCGAGGGGACGCAGGTCATCGAGGTCGTCACCGACGCCGAGTCGAGCCACCGGTTCCGCGACGAGGTGGCCGAGCGCGTCGCCGAGCGGGTCGAGTGA